In the genome of Natronorubrum daqingense, the window GTCGCGACATCAACTGGATGCGCGTCTACGCCGGCGAATCCGCTCGAGAGAAGTACGACGAGAACCTGCCGGACGAGACCGTCGAGGCCATCAAGGAACACCGCGTCGCGATCAAGGGTCCGCTGACGACGCCCGTCGGCGCCGGCTTCCGATCGCTGAACGTCGGCCTGCGAAAACTGCTCGACCTCTACGCGAACGTCCGACCAACCTACCACATGGAGGGCGTTCCATCCCCTGTCTCCGAGCCCGAGCAGATGGACATGGTCACCTTCCGAGAGAACACGGAAGACGTCTACGCCGGCATCGAGTGGGAAGCCGGTTCCGACGAAGTCCAAGAAGTCAAGGAGTTCGTCGAAGGAGAGATGGGCGAAGACGACGTCATCCACGACGGTCCCGTCGGTATCGGCGTCAAGCCGATTACGGAGTTCGGCACGAAGCGACTCGTCCGCCGCGCCATCGACTACGCCCTCGAACACGATCGTGACTCCGTTACCCTCGTCCACAAGGGTAACATCATGAAGTTCACCGAAGGCCAGTTCCGAGACTGGGGCTACGAAGTCGCAGAAGAGGAGTACGGTGAGGAAGTCATCACCGAGGACACGCTCTGGGAAGAACAAGACGGCGAAGTCGACGACGACACGCTCGTCGTCAACGACCGCATCGCCGACAACATGCTCCAGCAGTTGCTCACCCGAACGGACAACTACGACGTCATCGCGACGATGAACCTGAACGGGGACTACATGTCCGACGCCGCCGGCGCACAGATCGGTGGCCTCGGCATCGCCCCCGGTTCGAACTTCGGCGACGGTCGACTCCTCGCAGAGCCAGTTCACGGCTCCGCACCCAAGTACGAGGGTCAGGACAAGGTCAACCCGACCGCCATGATCCTCTCGGGTCGCATGATGCTCGAGTACCTCGGCTGGACCGACGCCGCGGACCTCGTGCGCGACGCCGTCGAGGAGACCATCTCCTCGGGCAAGGTCACCTACGACCTCGAACGACAACTCGAGGACGCCGAGAAACTCGCAACCAGCGAGTACGCCGACGAAGTCGTCGCGAACATCGAGAAACTCGCATAAGCGAGTTTCTCGTCCTCTGGCGAGGGAGCCCCCAGACCATCGAACAGTTGGCGTCCGCCGACTTTTCGGCAAGTTAGGCGCTTCGGTCGACCATTTTTCGCTGCCGTCTTTGGATTGTCGTAACTCTGGACCGTGATGTTCGTCGGACCCATTCTCGAGTGTCCGCAACTCGACAGCGAGGGCTCTCGAAGGCAGTGACGGCGATGGCGGGTGATAGCAGTTAGTCCCCGGAGAGTAACTCGAGTCGATTTGTCGGCTATTCGAGACCGTACTAGAAAACTGGCGTAGCGTTCGTGAAACCATCGAATACCGTTATTCGCTGACACGGAATTGGAGCGAATTGACACGTATGCCAACCCGCGACATGCTACCGACACCCCGTCGAGCGTTCCTCGCTGGGGCCGTCGGAACGACGCTCGTCGGAACCACCGGCGTAACAGCCTCGAGTCACCGTGAGGAAACTCGAGACGAACCGAACGAGAAACGAACGCGTCCGTCGTGGAAACCGCCGGCCCACGACCTGGAGATGGACGACGGTCATCGGCTACGCGTCTGGGAACGGTCGCCCGAGGACCCCGAGGAAGCCGTGCTCTTCGTCCACGGGATGACCTACGGCGGCGTTCCGATGTTCGATCCGCCCGTCGCGAAGGACTTCGGCTGGTTACCCTACGCCGCGGCGCGCGGGCAAGCAGCGTTCGCTCCCGATATGCGCGGCTACGGCGAGTCGGAGCCACCACGCGAGTACAGCGAACCGCCGGAGGCGAACGCGCCCCCGCTCTCGTTCGAACGCGAGGCGCGCGATTTGCTCGAGGTGACGCGCTGGCTGCGCGAGGACCGCGGCTTCGAGCGCATCCACTACGTCGGGTTGTCCGGAGGCACCTGGCGCGGCCGAGCGGTCTACGAACTCGCCGACCCCGGCTACGAGACCGTCACGCTCGCGGGCGGATCCCTCGACACGCTCGAGGTGGGCGCGGATCCGGGCGGGCCAGCGTATCTGCCACACCAACGAGAGGAGTTTCTCGCGGGTTGGACCGGCGAAATTCCGGAGGGAAGGGATCACGACGAGTGGATCGGCGGCGGAGCGTTCACGGCTTCGGAGATCCAAACCGCCGTTTGGCGGGCCATTTTCGAGAGCGAGCAGGCTCTCG includes:
- a CDS encoding alpha/beta hydrolase; this encodes MPTRDMLPTPRRAFLAGAVGTTLVGTTGVTASSHREETRDEPNEKRTRPSWKPPAHDLEMDDGHRLRVWERSPEDPEEAVLFVHGMTYGGVPMFDPPVAKDFGWLPYAAARGQAAFAPDMRGYGESEPPREYSEPPEANAPPLSFEREARDLLEVTRWLREDRGFERIHYVGLSGGTWRGRAVYELADPGYETVTLAGGSLDTLEVGADPGGPAYLPHQREEFLAGWTGEIPEGRDHDEWIGGGAFTASEIQTAVWRAIFESEQALESASKSNDTETIIAPFVRQEREYHPKQITDPTLVVRSSSDETISREGALNLYDAVGAADDRKQYREIAGGTHFSFLERTRHEFFHAVHDFQRQH
- the icd gene encoding isocitrate dehydrogenase (NADP(+)), encoding MSYDKIEVPAEGEKITLKEGTETELEVPDNPIIPIIYGDGVGSDVGPAAQKVLEAAAEATGRDINWMRVYAGESAREKYDENLPDETVEAIKEHRVAIKGPLTTPVGAGFRSLNVGLRKLLDLYANVRPTYHMEGVPSPVSEPEQMDMVTFRENTEDVYAGIEWEAGSDEVQEVKEFVEGEMGEDDVIHDGPVGIGVKPITEFGTKRLVRRAIDYALEHDRDSVTLVHKGNIMKFTEGQFRDWGYEVAEEEYGEEVITEDTLWEEQDGEVDDDTLVVNDRIADNMLQQLLTRTDNYDVIATMNLNGDYMSDAAGAQIGGLGIAPGSNFGDGRLLAEPVHGSAPKYEGQDKVNPTAMILSGRMMLEYLGWTDAADLVRDAVEETISSGKVTYDLERQLEDAEKLATSEYADEVVANIEKLA